In a genomic window of Planococcus sp. MB-3u-03:
- a CDS encoding VirB4 family type IV secretion system protein, with protein MVWKPKWLQPKQPDETTFEDTVSGMNETLLTAIAPDNLTEYDSSVRVGANYTRTLLIVDYDPIQDQNKIQQVTEIPENVSLVHYLQEYNMGEVRTQLVKSIKQNRMKMNTRFADEQTIIESEGQIESASEMLRNLSYRNDKIYLFHTLIHLVASSQEELDQLTTTVKSKFSKIGIIHNPTDRAVDAFRSFLPLNDNKVDELTYKMTNSEAISYFFPFHENEMFSETGLIKGRNMTTGNVVIVDDTNLLNRHEFVIGISGIGKSTYLFANMTNKHMLGRKIITVDPKGEFGRNYSDLGGAWVKFQLKGGNRINPMDLPKISEKIQMEETELGNILLTKISNLLVMFQLMYNSMSDLQEDILSRYIQKVYEEKGIDETTDVNQLTADDYPILEDLYELIARDKQNDPPLYERIRDFHTTLETYVYGIYSELFNGPTNVNIDNDLVCYDLKEMSNNEKIQRILFYNILSHTTYEIMSGDRQPSEIFIDEAHVIADPKVPKAMEFIYFMMKVLRSFNCGITTASQSVEDFLSARDENRNYGKAIITQSVQRLYLPMSEEELKYLEEELGNQFSKEERSTLILKDGKKKEQAGKGIFYTGSKKIKLEVQLNEVTEKLWFDQKSINELTM; from the coding sequence ATGGTGTGGAAACCGAAGTGGCTGCAGCCCAAACAACCAGACGAAACAACGTTTGAAGACACGGTCAGTGGCATGAACGAAACGCTTCTGACAGCCATTGCCCCAGACAACCTGACGGAATACGATTCCTCTGTCCGGGTCGGGGCGAATTACACCCGGACGCTTCTCATCGTGGATTATGATCCGATTCAAGACCAAAACAAGATCCAGCAAGTGACGGAGATTCCGGAGAACGTGTCGCTGGTTCATTACCTGCAGGAATACAACATGGGCGAAGTCCGGACGCAACTCGTCAAAAGCATTAAGCAAAACCGGATGAAGATGAATACTCGCTTCGCGGATGAACAAACAATTATTGAATCCGAAGGTCAGATTGAAAGTGCCTCGGAAATGTTGCGGAACCTGTCGTACCGTAACGATAAGATTTACCTGTTTCATACGCTCATCCATTTGGTCGCCAGTTCACAAGAAGAATTGGACCAACTGACGACGACCGTCAAAAGCAAGTTCTCGAAAATCGGCATCATCCACAACCCAACAGACCGAGCCGTGGATGCGTTCCGGTCGTTCCTTCCGTTGAATGACAACAAAGTGGACGAGCTTACCTACAAGATGACCAATTCGGAAGCGATTTCGTATTTCTTCCCGTTCCACGAAAACGAAATGTTCTCAGAAACGGGTTTGATCAAAGGACGGAACATGACGACAGGGAATGTCGTGATTGTCGACGACACGAACTTATTGAACCGGCATGAATTCGTCATCGGGATTTCCGGCATCGGGAAATCGACGTACTTGTTTGCGAATATGACGAACAAGCACATGCTCGGACGGAAAATCATCACGGTGGATCCAAAAGGCGAATTCGGTCGGAACTATTCGGATCTCGGCGGTGCCTGGGTCAAGTTTCAGCTGAAAGGCGGAAACCGGATCAACCCGATGGACCTCCCGAAAATCAGCGAGAAGATTCAAATGGAAGAAACCGAACTGGGGAACATTTTGCTGACGAAGATTTCGAACCTGTTGGTGATGTTCCAATTGATGTACAACTCCATGAGTGATCTGCAGGAAGACATCTTGAGCCGATACATCCAGAAGGTCTACGAAGAGAAGGGAATCGATGAGACGACCGATGTGAACCAATTAACGGCCGATGATTATCCCATCTTGGAAGACCTATACGAGTTGATTGCACGAGACAAACAAAACGACCCACCGTTGTACGAACGGATCCGGGATTTCCATACGACCTTGGAAACCTACGTGTACGGCATCTATTCGGAACTGTTTAACGGACCGACGAACGTCAACATCGACAATGATTTGGTGTGCTACGACTTGAAGGAAATGAGCAACAACGAAAAGATTCAACGGATTCTCTTCTACAACATCCTTTCGCACACGACCTATGAAATCATGAGTGGCGACAGGCAGCCGAGCGAAATCTTCATTGATGAAGCGCACGTCATCGCCGACCCGAAAGTGCCGAAAGCGATGGAGTTCATCTACTTCATGATGAAAGTGCTCCGTTCGTTCAACTGCGGCATCACGACAGCTTCGCAATCGGTCGAAGACTTCTTGTCGGCACGCGATGAGAACCGGAACTACGGCAAAGCGATCATCACGCAATCGGTTCAACGGCTGTATTTGCCAATGAGCGAAGAAGAGCTGAAGTACTTGGAAGAAGAACTTGGCAATCAGTTCTCCAAAGAAGAACGGTCGACCTTGATTCTGAAAGACGGCAAGAAGAAAGAACAAGCCGGCAAAGGCATTTTCTATACTGGTTCCAAAAAGATCAAACTCGAGGTGCAGCTAAACGAAGTGACTGAGAAGCTGTGGTTTGACCAGAAAAGCATTAACGAACTGACGATGTGA